The following proteins are encoded in a genomic region of Enoplosus armatus isolate fEnoArm2 chromosome 11, fEnoArm2.hap1, whole genome shotgun sequence:
- the dnajb2 gene encoding dnaJ homolog subfamily B member 2 isoform X1, whose product MVDYYSILGVSKTASYDDIKKAYRKLALKWHPDKNPDNKEESERKFKELSEAYEVLSDKGKRDAYDRYGNDRMPHTGSSSSDFSSDFPGFTFTFRNPDEVFREFFGGQDPFASFFDDFSSFGGSASRLGPSRFFSFPSAGVEFTSFSSTLGGLDGMESMGGGMGNFKSVSTSTRIINGKRTTTKKTKENGQERTEIEEDGVLKSVLINGVEDEMALALELSRREGQPRNSTQKPQIQNRSPAEFDRPRPSPYSAATHRSFSSAPCYHYGVAGGSEDEEEDEDLQMALACSLSEMEAQQRAAATDFISGAGGGGRAKTGGHKGGGVVKATNLHVAVSEKIVAGEEDEEGEFKMGSRPGGGWEKEGRGTREPGSSPESSTTANTTPPSQCTEEEFEPAVKNNDGGVKKKKKCRCIVC is encoded by the exons ATGGTGGATTATTATAGCATCCTTGGGGTGTCCAAAACAGCCTCTTATGACGACATCAAGAAGGC GTACAGGAAACTGGCACTAAAATGGCATCCAGACAAAAATCCAGACAACAAGGAGGAATCAGAGCGAAAGTTCAAAGAACTGTCTGAGGCCTATGAAGTCCTTTCTGACA AGGGCAAGCGTGATGCATATGACAGATATGGAAATGACAGAATGCCACACACAG GCTCCTCCAGTTCAGACTTTTCGTCAGATTTCCCAGGATTCACCTTCACATTCCGCAACCCAGATGAGGTCTTCAGAGAATTTTTTGGTGGCCAAGATCCCTTCGCTAGCTTCTTTG ATGACTTCTCATCCTTTGGAGGTTCAGCCTCTCGCCTCGGCCCCAGTcggttcttttcttttccttcagcaGGAG TTGAATTTACGTCCTTCTCCTCTACCTTGGGTGGTCTGGATGGGATGGAGAGCATGGGTGGAGGGATGGGCAACTTCAAATCAGTTTCTACCTCCACTCGCATCATAAATGGCAAACGCACCACCACCAAGAA GACAAAGGAGAACGGGCAGGAAAGAACAGAGATTGAGGAGGATGGGGTGCTAAAGAGTGTCCTAATTAATG GTGTGGAGGATGAAATGGCCCTCGCGCTGGAGCTGAGCCGACGAGAGGGACAGCCCCGTAACTCAACTCAGAAGCCACAAATCCAAAACAGATCACCTGCCGAGTTCGACAGACCCCGCCCCAGCCCTTACTCTGCAGCCACGCATCGGTCGTTTAGCTCCGCCCCTTGCTACCACTACGGGGTTGCGGGAGGCAgcgaggatgaggaagaggatgaagaccTGCAGATGGCTTTGGCATGCAGCCTGTCAGAAATGGAagcccagcagagagcagctgctACCGACTTCATATCAGGtgctgggggtgggggcagagcaAAAACTGGTGGCCATAAAGGAGGGGGGGTTGTTAAGGCTACAAATTTACATGTGGCTGTTAGTGAAAAGATTGTTGcaggggaggaagatgaagagggggAGTTTAAAATGGGCTCGAGGCCTGGTGGTGGGTGGGaaaaggagggaaggggaaCCAGGGAACCAGGCTCCTCACCTGAGTCATCCACAACTGCCAACACTACGCCGCCAAGCCAGTGCACTGAAGAAGAGTTTGAGCCTGCTGTAAAAAACAATGATGGtggtgtgaaaaagaaaaagaagtgcaGGTGCATTGTGTgctaa
- the ptprna gene encoding protein tyrosine phosphatase receptor type Na — protein sequence MQHLMPWRALLLLTVLCQPGISDKYGCLFERKLCTRDQFCSDDGLFGQCCNSKQDQVQYQVSVPVLKRMQEVLKQLMLQGLSWQDDITQYILSKELKRVPHTTHPSKPNTSSSSSHSSQSKQHIPHHHSSKSGSTPPGGNYVDYMIVEPPQSPLRMQTASMDPYTYHQHRYQDDVERSLIGVGGGYVRPSSRSQANQRERERDRQLLQEALSLYLASAQPSYRHRGAASMAPAGLPYYEDLELEIPVDYVEDYTLEERLGTAGRQQTLQNKKVPHDFSTLSGNNDGLLQRMSGVLQRYGVDPRELSQEQLYKLALILQLLQAQDKTDPIEKDLITLKEMQLLKTDSVSRKPEKPAPVASPPDAPPAPSSASVPATPPAKSASLPPSASQPPQAAPSGAGQGLKEQRPPLVEGAGAKEEYGYIVTNHSPLSLYEGVKLLELLADKIYLTTSSFINISVVGPALTFRIRQNEHNMTAAEVAAKAASEKNFLESETGLKIVQTGVGERTDARGLPQVTRVSQGSSGTVITLVSMAVVGGVLVLAMAVACLRHYAQQVANGKLGLGPEGGAETHFDYQELCRQHMASKSSMCRHDCLAGVSGSMAGSAIGTGAGGRRGTDTSRVSSVSSQFSDGPQHSPSSTHSSTPSWSEEPAQSNMDISTGHMILAYMEDHLRNKDRLQKEWEALCSYQADPSSVAVAQVPSNMDKNRHAESLPYDHSRVKLKTEVNPNKQDYINASIIVDHDPRQPAYIATQGPLPHTVADFWQMVWENGCTVIVMMAALVEDGEKQCERYWPDEGSSLYHIYEVNLVSEHIWCKDFLVRSFYLKNVQTQETRTLTQFHLLSWPADGIPTSTRPLLDFRRKVNKCYRGRSCPIIVHCSDGTSRTGTYILIDMVLNRMAKGVKEIDIAASLEHIRDQRPGLVRTKDQFEFALTAVAEEVNAILKALPQ from the exons ATGCAACACCTAATGCCATGGCGGGCTCTGCTCCTTTTAACCGTGCTCTGCCAACCAGGCATCTCGGACAAATACG GTTGCCTGTTTGAGAGAAAACTGTGCACACGGGATCAGTTCTGCTCAGATG ACGGGCTGTTCGGTCAATGTTGTAACTCTAAGCAGGACCAGGTCCAGTACCAGGTGTCAGTTCCTGTTCTGAAGAGGATGCAGGAAGTCCTGAAACAGCTCATGCTACAAG gtcTTTCCTGGCAAGACGACATCACCCAGTATATATTATCAAAAGAGCTGAAGAGAGTTCCCCATACCACCCACCCCTCTAAGCCGaacacctcttcctcctcttctcattcGTCTCA ATCCAAGCAGCACATCCCGCACCACCACAGTTCTAAGTCGGGGTCCACACCTCCTGGTGGCAACTATGTGGACTACATGATCGTCGAACCTCCTCAGTCCCCACTACGCATGCAGACAGCCTCCATGGACCCATACACATACCACCag CATAGGTACCAGGACGATGTAGAGAGATCACTCATTGGGGTAGGAGGCGGTTATGTCCGCCCCTCTTCAAGGTCTCAGGCCAatcagagagagcgagagcgtGACAGGCAGCTGCTACAGGAAGCCTTGTCTCTCTACCTGGCGTCTGCACAGCCTTCTTATCGCCACAGAGGGGCGGCATCCATGGCTCCTGCAG GTCTGCCTTATTATGAGGACTTGGAACTGGAGATACCAGTGGACTATGTTGAAGACTACACCCTAGAGGAGAGACTTGGTACTGCTGGCAGACAACAAACGCTGCAGAATAAAAAAGTTCCTCACGACTTCAGCACTCTGTCCGGAAACAATG ATGGCCTGCTCCAGAGGATGTCAGGAGTCTTGCAGAGGTACGGCGTTGACCCCAGAGAGCTCAGTCAAGAGCAGCTCTACAAACTAGCCCtcatcctgcagctgctgcaggcccAAGACAAGACGG ATCCAATTGAGAAAGACCTCATCACCCTCAAGGAG ATGCAGCTGTTAAAAACAGACAGTGTGTCCCGTAAGCCTGAGAAGCCTGCCCCTGTTGCTAGTCCTCCTGATGCCCCTCCTGcaccctcctctgcctcagttCCAGCTACACCTCCAGCCAAGAGCGCCAGCcttcccccctctgcctcccagCCTCCTCAGGCTGCTCCTTCTGGAGCTGGACAAGGCTTGAAGGAGCAAAGGCCACCACTGGTTGAGGGTGCAGGAGCCAAGGAGGAGTATGGGTACATTGTCACCAACCACAG tcCTCTGAGTTTGTATGAAGGAGTGAAGCTGTTGGAGCTACTGGCTGATAAGATATACCTGACAACCAGCAGCTTCATCAACATCAG TGTGGTGGGTCCTGCGCTGACTTTCCGTATCCGCCAGAATGAACACAACATGACGGCTGCAGAGGTGGCTGCTAAAGCTG catctgaaaagaacttcctggagtctGAGACAGGCCTGAAGATTGTACAGACAGGTGTGGGAGAG AGGACAGATGCACGGGGTCTCCCTCAGGTAACCAGGGTTTCCCAGGGCTCCAGTGGGACAGTCATCACCCTTGTTTCCATGGCAGTCGTAGGAGGCGTGCTGGTATTGGCCATGGCTGTAGCTTGTCTCAGGCACTACGCTCAGCAAGTGGCCAATGGCAAGCTTGGCCTGGGGCCAGAGggaggagcagaaacacactttgACTACCAG GAGCTATGTCGGCAGCACATGGCTTCCAAGTCCTCCATGTGCCGCCACGACTGTTTGGCTGGGGTGAGCGGCAGCATGGCGGGGTCCGCCATAGGCACGGGTGCTGGCGGTCGAAGGGGTACGGACACGTCCCGCGTTAGCAGCGTTTCCTCCCAGTTCAGTGATGGTCCCCAGCACAGCCCGTCCTCCACCCACAGCTCCACCCCGTCCTGGAGCGAAGAGCCAGCCCAGTCTAACATGGACATCTCTACTGGTCACATGATCCTG GCCTACATGGAGGATCACCTGCGTAATAAGGACCGCCTCCAGAAGGAGTGGGAAGCTTTGTGCTCCTACCAGGCTGACCCCAGTtcagtggctgtggctcaagTCCCGAGCAAcatggacaaaaacagacatgctGAATCACTCCCCT atgATCACTCTCGGGTGAAGCTGAAGACTGAAGTTAACCCCAATAAACAAGACTACATCAACGCCAGCATCATT GTCGATCATGATCCTCGCCAGCCGGCTTATATCGCCACTCAGGGACCATTGCCTCACACTGTCGCAGATTTCTGGCAG ATGGTGTGGGAGAACGGCTGCACAGTGATAGTGATGATGGCAGCTCTGgtggaagatggagagaaacagtGCGAGCGATACTGGCCTGATGAGGGCTCGTCACTCTACCACATCTATGAG GTGAACCTGGTGTCAGAGCACATCTGGTGTAAGGACTTCCTGGTGCGTAGCTTCTACCTGAAGAACGTCCAGACGCAGGAGACCAGAACCTTGACGCAGTTTCACCTGCTGAGCTGGCCGGCTGACGGCATCCCCACCTCCACACGGCCGCTGCTCGACTTCCGCAG GAAGGTGAATAAATGCTACAGAGGTCGCTCCTGCCCAATCATCGTTcactgcag TGATGGAACTAGCAGGACTGGCACGTACATACTCATTGACATGGTGCTGAACCGCATGGCCAAGG GAGTGAAGGAGATCGACATTGCAGCCTCACTGGAGCACAtcagagaccagagacctgGCTTGGTCCGCACCAAG GACCAGTTTGAGTTTGCGCTGACAGCAGTAGCCGAGGAGGTGAATGCCATCTTGAAAGCCCTGCCgcagtga
- the dnajb2 gene encoding dnaJ homolog subfamily B member 2 isoform X2, whose amino-acid sequence MVDYYSILGVSKTASYDDIKKAYRKLALKWHPDKNPDNKEESERKFKELSEAYEVLSDKGKRDAYDRYGNDRMPHTGSSSSDFSSDFPGFTFTFRNPDEVFREFFGGQDPFASFFDDFSSFGGSASRLGPSRFFSFPSAGVEFTSFSSTLGGLDGMESMGGGMGNFKSVSTSTRIINGKRTTTKKTKENGQERTEIEEDGVLKSVLINGVEDEMALALELSRREGQPRNSTQKPQIQNRSPAEFDRPRPSPYSAATHRSFSSAPCYHYGVAGGSEDEEEDEDLQMALACSLSEMEAQQRAAATDFISDSDFEAFTS is encoded by the exons ATGGTGGATTATTATAGCATCCTTGGGGTGTCCAAAACAGCCTCTTATGACGACATCAAGAAGGC GTACAGGAAACTGGCACTAAAATGGCATCCAGACAAAAATCCAGACAACAAGGAGGAATCAGAGCGAAAGTTCAAAGAACTGTCTGAGGCCTATGAAGTCCTTTCTGACA AGGGCAAGCGTGATGCATATGACAGATATGGAAATGACAGAATGCCACACACAG GCTCCTCCAGTTCAGACTTTTCGTCAGATTTCCCAGGATTCACCTTCACATTCCGCAACCCAGATGAGGTCTTCAGAGAATTTTTTGGTGGCCAAGATCCCTTCGCTAGCTTCTTTG ATGACTTCTCATCCTTTGGAGGTTCAGCCTCTCGCCTCGGCCCCAGTcggttcttttcttttccttcagcaGGAG TTGAATTTACGTCCTTCTCCTCTACCTTGGGTGGTCTGGATGGGATGGAGAGCATGGGTGGAGGGATGGGCAACTTCAAATCAGTTTCTACCTCCACTCGCATCATAAATGGCAAACGCACCACCACCAAGAA GACAAAGGAGAACGGGCAGGAAAGAACAGAGATTGAGGAGGATGGGGTGCTAAAGAGTGTCCTAATTAATG GTGTGGAGGATGAAATGGCCCTCGCGCTGGAGCTGAGCCGACGAGAGGGACAGCCCCGTAACTCAACTCAGAAGCCACAAATCCAAAACAGATCACCTGCCGAGTTCGACAGACCCCGCCCCAGCCCTTACTCTGCAGCCACGCATCGGTCGTTTAGCTCCGCCCCTTGCTACCACTACGGGGTTGCGGGAGGCAgcgaggatgaggaagaggatgaagaccTGCAGATGGCTTTGGCATGCAGCCTGTCAGAAATGGAagcccagcagagagcagctgctACCGACTTCATATCAG aTTCAGACTTCGAGGCCTTCACAAGCTAA